In Oncorhynchus nerka isolate Pitt River linkage group LG21, Oner_Uvic_2.0, whole genome shotgun sequence, the genomic window ATTAGAGATTATCGTACATAGCAGATAAGGGATTAATCGGATAATAGCAGTACTCACTGGGCTTCCAGATGCACTTTGGATTAGGCAGGGTGTCACAGAAGATGCCCTCGTGCCACAGCCCACCGAACCGGTGGACCACCTCTCCCGCTTGGTTCAGAACCTGGCCCTGCACCTCATTCTTACTCGTCTCTGAGGTCCAGTAGcgggactgagggagagagcaaTGTCAACTTAGTAGGTACTACCATATGTAAAGCTTTGGAAATGTCAAATGTCTAGACCCCATTTAAACTGTTGACCATTTCTTTGATTCATTATGGGTCCCATTATGGGGTTATTCTTCAATTGAGCTTTATGTTCTATGGGCACCAGGCAGGGGTCTCACCTTGACGAAGGAGATCTTGCAGGTGCAGATGTCACTCTTGGTGTTTCTGATGGTCACCTCTCCGTAGTGCTCCAGCCACCTCTGCTGACTCAGGACGTTGTGGACGCAGGTCACCGCCTTGTTCCACTCATAGTGATCCCCATATCTAGAGGGCAGAgagagcgggcgagagagagcgagagcgagagagagagagagacatgggtttAGTACAACTAGATTGAGACACGCACTCTTGAAATTCATGGACACCTGAGCCGGTTTTCAATACTACGAACCTTTCATTGAATAACATAGTAAATGATACTTTCAAGCACGTTACAGCTAACAAGTAGAGCATTTGGCGAACGCCTTTTCAAATCTTAAAATCAGCTCAATCAAAACACTGTCCTTGAGATGGTACTTTGAACAACGGAGCAATACATTCAAAACGACGATGTGAAAGTAGGGTTTTACATTCCTCCTTTATTTGGTCAAATAATCATGACGGAATTGGCATAAACGCTCACTTTGGCAACTTGACATTCACTGGACCAGAGGAGATGATCTCCAAAGACTTTCCCCAGAACTTGTTCTTCCATTGCTGGTCTTGCCAGAAGGTGAAGTTCTCAGACTCTGCGTGCACGGCGGAGCAGGGCGGGTGGTGGCTGACCTGGGAACAGAAAGGAAGCGTTAAATAACTAACTATCTTCAGTGGAAGACACCCTGGATCAGCTTTAGAGGTTACTTGCCTTGCAGATGGTATCTAGGATGATTCTGGGTCAGGGTGATTCAACTCCTACCTGCTCAGCGACGTAGCGGAAGCCGCGCTCCTTGCTGTGGCTCTCGTACGTCTCTCCCAGGACGGGGTTGAAGGGCTTGTAGCGGTTTCGCCAGGTAGCCCAGGCGTAGCCAGAGATGGAGAAAACGCCAATGTACAGCTTCATGAAAAATAAGATATGGGAAAACGGATGAGTGAGACCACACCCATCAACAATATCAAAATGGCACCTGAAGCTAACTGCTACCCCCCCAAAATACTTACTATACATAAGAACCACAATATACAGTTTTACATACCAAATCTGCAATTCACATTGACCTCATTCGTTGTTTTCACCGATTctctaatgcacacacacaccacacagcagACTTTCAcatatgctgctactactactactactctgtttattatctatcctgattgcctagtcacttttacccctacctacatgtacatactgcaTTACctctacctcatacccatgcacaaggactctgtactggtactccttgtaatagagcctcgttattgttattttattgtgttgccATTATCTTTATTTATTCTATATTTTTTTGTTGGTCTttttaaactctgcattgttgggaatgggCTCGTAAATAAGCCTTTCGTGGTAAActggttgtattcggcacgtgagcAATAGCATTTGATTTGAGAAAGTGTAGACCTTGAGACCAATAGCATTTTTTCAGATTTCAACTAAGCAAATCTACAGGGGTATAAATTCACTTGAAACAGCACCGACGCTGGTATCGCAGCACAAACCTATACTTGAGCTGCTTCGTTGTAAGGTCAGGCATGCGTCGGGCCACCTTACCATCCTCTCGAAGGGGTCCTCTGTGCGGTTGGCGATGTCCAGAAGCTCAGAGTACTCCAGCTCTTCGCTCACTCTCTGCAGCAGGTTCAGAGGTTCGTTGAGGCCACAGGGCATGGACACACGTGACAGGTCCTTGCCAATGTTGTTGTACAGGATGGTCATGATGCCAATGTGGCTGTTGTCGACACAGTTGGCGGGCAGGACGGTGCGGCGGCCTGTGTTGGTGGGCACGGTGCTGACCATGTCCGGGGCTCTGGACACGCTGGTGCGGTAGTTCAGGGTGGCAGAGGCTGCCAGGGGGAGAGGGCATATGACAAAAGATTTGATGGAATTCTATATACATTTTCTATTGAATATCATGTTTTTTTTATGATTACACTCAGCACTTAGGGCTTGAAAGcttgaatatatatatttaaataaatCGACATGGTTCACAAGATTCAGCCCTTAAAAGGAGAGTTCAGGATTTTCTCCAGGGCCAAATGATCTTGTGGATACACTTTATGTCTCTGCgttcagtttgaaggaagttggcAAATAGCattagctagcatgctagctgtTCATGTAGACGTTGTCATtacgctaacgctagttagcattggcttgcaAAACTACAGGCAACTGGCAGCTCTTATGGTGTGGGGTGCATTTTCCTGGCATGGTTTGGGGccactcaaccccttagagggAAAGGTAACAGCCAGTATATACACAGCCATTCTGAGTGTTCACCTTCAACCTATGGTGAAGCATTTATATGCTGAGAGGAGTGGCCTCTTCCaagatgacaatgcccccacCCACAAGGTACAAGGTTTGATGAGCATTAGAAACTggccatctcagtcaccagatctcaacctaaTTGAACAGCCTGGTCTcaagactagacataacatagtaaaagtAAATTCAGgatactcaaattagtatgatttggttacttaaggcaaaaacaaaaagtAGGGTGATGGGTGGGCGTTTAATGCAAATGTCTAGCAACTCAAAGGTTGCGAGTTCGAACCTCAGACAACGTCGGCATTTTAGCTAacacttcccctaaccctttaacctaaccctttaacctaacccctaaacttaacccctagCCTCGCTAACGTTAGCTGCCTGGCTAGAATGCGTAACATCTATTtcgcaaattcgtaacatataatacaaattgtaaCTTGTGATGGAGTCCACAAATACAAAGCATACGAAATGGAGTAGACCAGGTTGAATCGAACACTTATGGTAGATTCTGGAGCAGCACTTGAGCCAGCATATTCTAACACTGAATTTCTCATGGAAAAATGGTGTCGCAACCCTCCAAGAGAGTTCCAGACGCTTGTAGAATCTATTCCACGGGGCATTGAAGCAGTCCTGCCGGCTCAGGGTGACCCCAGCGCCCTATTAGGACCTATGTTGGCGTTTCCTTTACTTTGGCAGTTAACTTCGTACTggacgcagagacataaaaacgCTATACACGAGTTAATCGTGGATAGATACACGGTAAACAAAAGACATTTTTATGACTGAATGTATGCCAGAGTGCCAATGTCTCTTGTTTTGACTTGCAGACACAGCAACCAttagaggaccacaatggaaacaaATCTTTAGACTTTGTGCATTTAATCCTCAGCAATTTTTGGTACATTAATTTGTTGCCTAGTGTGGTTTCTTTATGCATTTTAAATAGTCCAATCAAGGTTTCTTTGACCAAAATGCTGAACCGTCCCTTTAAAAAGTCTGAAGGCCCAAAGCTGTCAAGGAATGGAGGATGGTGAGAAGCAAAATTAAGTAAAGACATGACAGTGGAGGCTCGATTTCTCCATATTCCAAATTAGAGTTGGATGTTGGATCGAGGTGGAAGGTATGAAGTTTAAATAATGAAATGTCTACACAGATTAGACAATAATACATTTGTTAAAACTGTCACCAGTCCCACAAAACCAAAGAGACACCTCAGGAGGacaaagaggaaggaggagagtgatgataAAATCGTGGTAATAGAATGAGTAGACTCCTGGGACGTTTGCAGGGTCCAATCAGCATGCTTGCATGTACAACATTGAAAATGTGCCGTTTTCAAATAAACGATGTGCATCAATGAATTAAATCGATCCACATGGGACTTCCAATATGGCCGCAATTCACCATCACTCTGATGATACTTCAGTTTGATCATTCCCAAAATACCTTTCGTTTGCAGTTGGTTCGGTGATACTCCCTCTGCAGGCAAAGTAGAAGATATATTCAGAAAACATAGTAAAATGCAATTTGTACACAGattacatacacacactcccccaACCTTGGTGTCAGACAAGTTTATGAGTACAACTACCTTGATAGCGCTGGGCAATATGTACAAAAATCCACATCATGATAAACTTACTGAATTATCAGGGTAACGATCACTTGAATGACAAGCTAACATTAATGTGGACCAGTTTCTATTTTTACATTACCCTTAAAACTACTACTTTGAATGTGGGGCCATCAATTGTTCTGTTAACAATAGCGCACATTTAACAGACTTATTTCATCAGTAAATCAGCCCAGTCCATCAGTAAAAATATCCTCGCGATAAACGGTCGGTATCAATCATTTTCGGTTTATCGTCCCAGCTTCACTAGATACTGCTGAATTTAAAACAAAATCAAATGCATATTGCTATTTACTTTAAGACACACTCAAAAATGGACCACATAGACCGAACTGCACCCAAGGTACAATGGgactgctcaaacacaatattATAGAACACATCTTCAGAGTTTACGTTCTATTCATTCTACTTCTATGGCCACAGTTGAATAGTTTTACACAGTGGCCACTCACCATGGACCTCGTCTGGCTCAGAGTTACTGGTGGTGGTGACGTCACTTAGCCCGGATTCATCAGACTCCTCATCGCCGTTTTCGGAGTTCTCACAGACGATGACATCTCTGGCGTCATAGTACTCGGCCATGGAGTCGGCCAGGGAGGGGGTGCGCTGCACAGAGCAACCCTTAGAGGGCGTCTTCTCAGCATGctgaggggggagaggaagggaagataAGAGTAGCCGAAGGAGGTAGAGCAAGATTATAGTTAACAGGAAGCATACAAAATGAGGAATGCTTCCAGATGGATATGTGATGTCAGTGATGTCTTACAAAAGAGAGTTAAGGAAGAAAAGCGTGCTCATTCGATAGAGAATCCCTTACAGGCACAAACAGACGTAGgcagacatacagtacacagcTAGAACACACACTCAGAAAACAAGTGGCAGCCTGCCTCTTCTTGAGTGGGGGTTGGCGGCTGAATACACACCTGGTCCTGACGCACAGTGCTGTAGGACTCCTTGGAGCCCCCCGTGGATCCAGAGGAAAGGGACAGGGAATGAACTTTGGTTTGGCAAGACTGCACCTCCAGCTGGATACACACAAACATTGACTTATTAGTGTACGGTAGAGAATTGTATGAAAAGCAAGCACAATATTAAGCTCATTTCCCATTTCTTAAATCTCCCATTATTTATCAACCTTGGTCCACATGCAGGTAAGTTGGACAAAATGTACAGTATGAACATTTGGTGGAAGTTTTCCCTCTCTGATTTCCTCAGAACTCTTTCAGCTTTGTCAGATCCAGCCAGGACAAAACAATTGATGCTGCTTTCAACCAAAACAAAACTATCCTAGTTCTGTTTTCATAGTAATTAGTGAAGTCCAATGACATCTGGTAACTCGGATGAAATAGATTCGTTTGTGGGAGGTTTTAGTTGTTTCACCAAGATAAATTTAGCAATTTACCTCTGTGTGAACAAGTGTCTTTACATTTGAAAATGGTATTTTGTTCTTGTATCCAGGCAGGCTCAAAACAGGGGAACAGGCAGGAACGATTCTGCCCCTGATGGGCAGTACCTAGATGTCCCAACCCCAAACAGCCCAAACCAGTTCTGCCTGGTTTCACACACTTGAACAACAGCAGGCTGAGACTGAAGTATATTTTGGAAGGAGAAAgcaagagaaagcgagagaataGGTGTGGTCCATAGAaacctctgctgtgtgtgtgtgtgtgtgtgttttaaacaGAGACCACAGTGTTGTTGATTAAATGTGAATCGGGCCTTTCGATTGGTCGCTAGGTCTCTTCCTGTTCTTGTTACTTCcataaaaaaaaataagaaaaataaataaataaaagaaatcTAGGTCTCTCCTTTGGAGCCATTAACAATGGTTCGTGTTGTCAGTGTACGGCAGGATGTCAGTTTCAGCGCGTGTACTGTACATGCGAGTGTGTGTCCAGGGCGGGCCTCTTACCTCAGACAGTGTGCTACACAGGGTGGCCAGTTGATTGGAGGTGGATGAGCGTAGGTCGGGACCGGTCCAAGCCAGCCGGACCCGCTCACGCTCCAGCGCGAGCACCTCGTGGATGGATTTGAGAGACGCATGAACTGAGAAGATTATGGCAGACCAATGTCATTTTCAACGATTTCCTGTTGCATTCATCCATACCAACACACATCCCTAAGTAACTACGTCATCACTGAATTGCAgtccttttttttctttttctaatGACGCAGAACCAGCTTCACTATAACAGTTCTACACGTGGCATTTCCTACGTGGAACTTTATTAAACACCCAAATCGAATGAGCCCCAAAACCCTTGTAACACCCCTCTCTTACCCTTTTGGGACACAGCACAAATGTCCTGCTGGATCTTCTTGGCTTCAGGGGAGGTTATGAGAGGATTGGAGAGCTGCGAGTACACATAGTCTGGGATGGACGGCACCGAGGAGGCTTCCACACTCAGGTGGTTGGACGATGTGCTCAGGTGGCTGGAGGTAaactgagggaggaggggggggggagaagggaggagaagggaaagTATGTGTGTAGAGAGCCATTTCTCCATagtgcgcagccctatggg contains:
- the LOC115104048 gene encoding oxysterol-binding protein-related protein 7-like, with product MMDPRVCPPSLNSSQSVMSSLDKSPAGVSKVGHSRDGSAGSSRNTRQYSSHWEVLEDHMDMSSGIGSGLDMSVPGICEGFLMKRRKYPMKGWHKRYFLLEKGIFKYSKTQQDIQRGKLHGSLDVSLAVMSINKKSKRIDLDNGDYLYHLKTKSNDLFYIWLTKLCAHRVFKKNEALGVHHGVLHALTMGNSTLLPAMASLAQRNQTAMPGMYPHYASSASVYQAEMEVSPTAAPGVNGKVAAWLQQTHQSDTCSQELARSQADLTELAQLIQRLNWLESGQKPISNSDLERRINLQNLTLNIPKAKKERKTTNKIFGHSRTHSGVETCGMFTSSHLSTSSNHLSVEASSVPSIPDYVYSQLSNPLITSPEAKKIQQDICAVSQKVHASLKSIHEVLALERERVRLAWTGPDLRSSTSNQLATLCSTLSELEVQSCQTKVHSLSLSSGSTGGSKESYSTVRQDQHAEKTPSKGCSVQRTPSLADSMAEYYDARDVIVCENSENGDEESDESGLSDVTTTSNSEPDEVHEGVSPNQLQTKASATLNYRTSVSRAPDMVSTVPTNTGRRTVLPANCVDNSHIGIMTILYNNIGKDLSRVSMPCGLNEPLNLLQRVSEELEYSELLDIANRTEDPFERMLYIGVFSISGYAWATWRNRYKPFNPVLGETYESHSKERGFRYVAEQVSHHPPCSAVHAESENFTFWQDQQWKNKFWGKSLEIISSGPVNVKLPKYGDHYEWNKAVTCVHNVLSQQRWLEHYGEVTIRNTKSDICTCKISFVKSRYWTSETSKNEVQGQVLNQAGEVVHRFGGLWHEGIFCDTLPNPKCIWKPNPQADDHFQYYGFSRYARELNELTPELKKVLPPSDTRYRPDQRILEEGDVAGADRKKEEVEQKQRERRKELAKKGEEHVPRFFRKELDAAGNESWLSNGTYWKIRDQPGFANTKNLDLWC